CCGGGCGCGGCGCTGTTCCTCCGTCCGTTCCGGCGGTGGCCTCAGAGCGCAGGGGCGATCCGCCGCCCGTCCCGTGCGGACAGGACGGTGATCGCCTCCACCGGGCACATCTCGGCGGCCTCGGTCAGCTCCTCCCCGGGGACGGTGACCGGGCGGCGCGTCCGGGCCCGGCCGTCCTCCCCGAGGGCGAGATCGTCCGGCGCGGTGGCCGCGCAGAGGCCGGCACCGACGCAGCGGTCCGGATCGATCCGCACCACCACATCGCCGGGCTTCCCGCTCGCGCCCGCCGCCACCGGACCTCCTGCCTGAAACATCGCGTCCGTTCCACCCGCCCCGCCTGTCCCGCCCGGGTCGTCCGTCCCGTCCGTTCCACCCGCCCCGCCTGTCCCGCCCGGGTCGTCCGTCCCCTCCGGGCCGCCCGTCACCAGGACACCTCGAGGGCCAGCGGACTGCGGGTCAGCAGGCCCTCGCGCCAGGCGATGGCGTCCTGCGGCCCGGCCAGCCGCAGGCCCGGGAGCCGGCGGGCCAGCCGGTGCAGGGCGAGCTCCACCTCCATCCGGGCCAGCCAGGCACCCAGACAGTGGTGCGGGCCGGCGCCGAAGGTCAGGCTCGGGGAGCCGAGCGGCGCGAACAGGTCCTCGGCCAAGGTGCGCGGAAAGACCGCCGGGTCGTGGTTGGCCGTGGCGGAGTCGGCCGCCACCACGGCACCGGCCGGAATGGTCACGCCACCGATCTCCACCTCCTCGGTGGCCCGGCGCAGCAGCCCCGGCAGCGCCTCGGTGTCGCCGAGCGGGATCGCGCGCAGCAGCTGCTCGGTGGCGGCGCCCGCGCTCTCCTCGTCGGCGGCGAGCCGCTGCCAGGCGGCCCGGCCGTCACCGAGCAGGTACACCATGGCGTTGCCGAGCGTCGTCATGGTGGTCTCGTGGCCGGCCACCACCAACCCCACCACCAGCGAGACCAACTGCTGCTCGTCGACGCCGCCGCCCTCCCGCGCGGCGGCGAGCAGGCCGCTCACCAGGTCCTCGCCGGGCGCGGCGCGCCGCTCGGCGATCAGCTCGGCGGCGAACCGGGCGAACTCCCCCATGGCGGCCGCGATCGCCTCGGCCGGGTGGGCGGTGGCGGACAGTGCGTGGTCGCTCCAGTGGCCGAGTCGCTTCAGGTCCAGCCCGTCCAGGCCCATCAGACGGCTGATCACGGCCACCGGGAGCGGCCTGGTGTACTCGGCGACGATGTCGGCGGGGGAGCCCTGGTCGATCAGGTCGTCGAGCAGGCCGTCGACCACCGAGGCGACCCAGGGACGCCACCGGGCGATGGCCCGCGGGGTGAAGGCCCGCTGGACGGTGCGGCGCAGGCGCTGGTGCTCGGCGCCGTCGAGGTTCAGCAGGCCGTCCGGGTCGTCCAGGATGTTGGGGACCACCGACACCGACGGTGCGTCGGGTGCGTACAGCGAGGCCCGGTTCAGGCGGGGGTCGGTGAGCACCTGGCGGACGTCGGCGTGCCGGCTGACCAGCCAGACCGGGGTGCCGGTGGGCAGGGCGGCCAGGCGCGGCGGGCCGGGCTCGGCGTGGCGCAGGCAGTGCAGCGGGACGAGCGGCGGTGCGGACTCGGCCGGGCGCTGTTCGACGGACATCCATCCTCCTGGCGGTCGACCGCGGGTGGCGGTCTGCGAAGTCGGCGAGGTCGGCTGCGGTCTGCCGGCTCCGCTGGGTGTGGCTCGGGGGCCGGCGGGTGTGCTCGTGGTGCCGATGGGC
The sequence above is a segment of the Kitasatospora sp. NBC_00240 genome. Coding sequences within it:
- a CDS encoding cytochrome P450, translating into MSVEQRPAESAPPLVPLHCLRHAEPGPPRLAALPTGTPVWLVSRHADVRQVLTDPRLNRASLYAPDAPSVSVVPNILDDPDGLLNLDGAEHQRLRRTVQRAFTPRAIARWRPWVASVVDGLLDDLIDQGSPADIVAEYTRPLPVAVISRLMGLDGLDLKRLGHWSDHALSATAHPAEAIAAAMGEFARFAAELIAERRAAPGEDLVSGLLAAAREGGGVDEQQLVSLVVGLVVAGHETTMTTLGNAMVYLLGDGRAAWQRLAADEESAGAATEQLLRAIPLGDTEALPGLLRRATEEVEIGGVTIPAGAVVAADSATANHDPAVFPRTLAEDLFAPLGSPSLTFGAGPHHCLGAWLARMEVELALHRLARRLPGLRLAGPQDAIAWREGLLTRSPLALEVSW
- a CDS encoding ferredoxin translates to MFQAGGPVAAGASGKPGDVVVRIDPDRCVGAGLCAATAPDDLALGEDGRARTRRPVTVPGEELTEAAEMCPVEAITVLSARDGRRIAPAL